CAAGTCTTTATAACGACTACAGATAAATCTTTTGTAAATAATTTTAAGAATATTAATGTTATAGAAATGGAAAAAGTGAGAAAGGAAAAATATGAGTAAAGAAAAAATTAGAAATTACGGGGCGAAAGACATTAAGGTTTTAACAGGTCTTGAACCAGTTAGACTTAGACCTGGTATGTATATAGGTTCGACAGGAGTAAAGGGACTTCACCATCTAGTTTATGAAGTTGTTGACAATAGTATTGACGAAGCTTTGGCAGGAGTTTGTGATACAATTACAGTTACAATCTTTGAAGATAATTCTGTAAGAGTTGAAGATAATGGTAGTGGTATTCCAGTAGAAGTGCATCCACAAACAGGAAAATCAACACTTGAAACAGTTTTGACAATTCTACATGCCGGAGGTAAGTTCAATAACAATGCTTACCAAGTTTCAGGGGGACTTCATGGAGTTGGGGTTTCTGTTGTAAATGCTCTTTCAGAATGGCTTATTGCAAATGTAAAAAGAGATGGAAAACTTTATGAACAACAATTTTCAAGGGGAAATGCGACTTCAAAGCTTGAAGTGGTAGGTACTTCAAATGAAACTGGAACAATAATAACTTTTAAACCTGATTCTGAAATTTTTGATACAATTATCTATGAAAAAGAAATTTTAAGAAACAGATTTAGAGAAATGGCATTTTTAAATAAAGGTGTTAAAATTATTTTTACAGATGAAAGAGAAGATTTTACAGAAACTTTTCATTATGAAGGTGGAATAAAATCTTTTGTTGAGTATATGAATAGAAATAAAAATAGTCTTCATAGCGAAGTTATTTATTTTCAAGGACAAAGAGGAGATTCACAAGTTGAAATTTCTATGCAATATACAGACGGATATTCTGAAAATGTCTTAACTTTTGCAAATAATATCCATACACCTGAAGGTGGAAGCCATTTAGTAGGATTTAAGACTGCTCTTACTCGTACTTTAAATGACTATGGAAGAAAATACAATTTAATTAAGGATAAGGATGCAAATCTTCAAGGTGACGATACAAGAGAAGGTCTTACTGGAATTGTTTCAATAAAACTTCCTAATCCACAATTTGAAGGACAAACTAAGGCAAAACTTGGAAATAGTGAAAGTCGTGGTATTGTTGAAGCTTTCTTATATGATAATTTAATGACTTTCCTAGAAGAAAATCCAAAAGTTGGTAAAATTATTATAGAAAAGGCTCAAAGTAGTGCAAGAGCGAGAGAAGCTGCAAGAAAGGCAAGAGATTTAACTCGTAAAAAATCCATTCTTGACAATACTACTTTACCTGGTAAATTATCCGACTGCCAAGAAAGTGATATTTCTGTAAATGAAATTTATCTTGTCGAAGGTGACTCTGCGGGTGGCTCTGCAAAACAAGGTAGAGATAGTAAATTCCAAGCAGTTTTACCACTTAAAGGTAAGATTATGAATGTTGAAAAGGCAAGAATTGACAAGATTTTAGGTTATGAAGAAATTAAGTCAATGATTACTGCTTTTGGAACAGGAATCGGAAAAGATTTTAACTTAGATAATTTAAGATATGGAAAAATAGTTATAATGACAGATGCCGACGTTGACGGTGCACATATTAGAACTTTGATTTTAACATTTTTCTATCGTTATATGAAAGAATTAATCGAACAAGGTCATGTATATATTGCACAACCACCACTTTATGGAATTATTAAAGGTGTTAAGGTTGTAAAATATTGTTGGACTGATGAAGAATTACAAGCAAGTTTAGATGAACTTGGTCGTGATTCACATAGAATTCAAAGATATAAAGGTCTTGGGGAAATGAATCCTGCACAACTTTGGGAAACAACTATGAATCCTGAAAACAGACTTTTCCTACAAGTAAATATTGATGATGAAGAACTTGTGTCAATAGATGAAACTTTCTCAACTCTTATGGGAGATAAGGTTGAACCAAGACGTGAATTTATAGAACAAAATGCGAAATATGTTGAAAATATTGACGCATAGGAGGAATAGATGGCTGATATAGAAAATAAAATGAATATAGTCGATGTAGATATCGAAAAGGAAATGAAAAAGTCATACCTTGAATATGCCATGAGTGTTATTGTTGCAAGAGCTTTGCCTGATGTTAGAGATGGTTTAAAGCCTGTTCATAGAAGAATTATTTATGCAATGCAAGGTCTTGGACTTTTACCAGACAAGCCTTATAAAAAATCTTCAAGACTTGTTGGGGAAGTAATGGGTAAATATCACCCTCATGGTGACTCTGCAATTTATGATGCAACAGTTAGACTTGCGCAAGATTTTAACTTGCGTTATCCTCTTGTTGACGGTCAAGGTAACTTTGGTACTATTGACGGAGACGGTGCTGCCGCTCCTCGTTATACAGAAGTTAGAATGCAAAAACTTGCTCTTGAAATGTTAAGAGATATAAATAAAGATACAGTTGACTTCGCACCAAACTATGACGAAAACGAAAAAGAACCGGTTGTTTTGCCAAGTAAATTTCCAAATCTTTTGGTAAATGGAGCAGCGGGTATAGCCGTTGGTATGGCTACAAATATGCCACCACATAATTTAAATGAAGTAATTGATGCAACTTGCGAATATATCGACAATTTCGACATTTCCGTTGAAGAACTTATGAAATTTGTAAAAGGTCCTGATTTTCCAACAGGTGCATATATTATGGGACTTGAAGGAATCAAACAAGCTTATCATACAGGACGTGGAAAAATTACTGTAAGAGCTGTTGCAAATATTGAAGAACATAATAATAAAACTAGAATTATAGTTACAGAAATTCCATATCAAGTTAATAAAACTAATTTGATTATGAAGATTGTTGAACTTATCAAGGATAAGAGAATTGAAGGAATTTCAGATCTTAGAGATGAAAGTAATATGAAAGGGATTAGAATTGTAATCGAATTAAAGAGAGATGCTAATCCGAATATTATTTTAAATAATCTTTATAAACATACACAAATGCAAACTACTTTCGGGGTAATAAATCTT
Above is a genomic segment from Parvimonas micra containing:
- the gyrB gene encoding DNA topoisomerase (ATP-hydrolyzing) subunit B, with protein sequence MSKEKIRNYGAKDIKVLTGLEPVRLRPGMYIGSTGVKGLHHLVYEVVDNSIDEALAGVCDTITVTIFEDNSVRVEDNGSGIPVEVHPQTGKSTLETVLTILHAGGKFNNNAYQVSGGLHGVGVSVVNALSEWLIANVKRDGKLYEQQFSRGNATSKLEVVGTSNETGTIITFKPDSEIFDTIIYEKEILRNRFREMAFLNKGVKIIFTDEREDFTETFHYEGGIKSFVEYMNRNKNSLHSEVIYFQGQRGDSQVEISMQYTDGYSENVLTFANNIHTPEGGSHLVGFKTALTRTLNDYGRKYNLIKDKDANLQGDDTREGLTGIVSIKLPNPQFEGQTKAKLGNSESRGIVEAFLYDNLMTFLEENPKVGKIIIEKAQSSARAREAARKARDLTRKKSILDNTTLPGKLSDCQESDISVNEIYLVEGDSAGGSAKQGRDSKFQAVLPLKGKIMNVEKARIDKILGYEEIKSMITAFGTGIGKDFNLDNLRYGKIVIMTDADVDGAHIRTLILTFFYRYMKELIEQGHVYIAQPPLYGIIKGVKVVKYCWTDEELQASLDELGRDSHRIQRYKGLGEMNPAQLWETTMNPENRLFLQVNIDDEELVSIDETFSTLMGDKVEPRREFIEQNAKYVENIDA